From the genome of Macrobrachium nipponense isolate FS-2020 chromosome 29, ASM1510439v2, whole genome shotgun sequence, one region includes:
- the LOC135206331 gene encoding procollagen galactosyltransferase 2-like, whose protein sequence is MALLSSFTCAIYLLILLISDLNVQGAINQNVMKEPTITVVLLARNKEHTLPYFLTLFERLEYPKNRMSLFIRSDHNQDKTIDILEDWLFSNKHRYHSVNVVLDKTTPRLYPSEVKPTQWGDDRFDHLISLKEEALTLARNTWSDYIWFLDVDVFLTKSNILYLMIGEDRAIISPMLNSLATYSNFWGGMTEDYWYTRTDEYIPILDRKQTGCHAVPMVHSCVLVDLRLVASDNLTFSPKNLSSYEGPHDDIITFAISAKLAGLEMHVFNYEKYGFIPPPLGENQNLVIDYKQLQSLKLEVLVDLPPLQVSAQLAKYVPALPTKNKAGFDEVYLISLARRPERRGRMLLSFDELGLNVKIFDAVDGKKLNESYLKEMGVKQMENYKDPWSQRDMTYGEIGCFLSHYYIWVDIVNNGHKKVLYLTLI, encoded by the coding sequence ATGGCTCTGTTGTCTAGTTTTACGTGTGCCATATACCTTCTGATATTACTGATAAGTGACCTGAATGTTCAAGGAGCTATAAATCAAAATGTGATGAAAGAACCGACAATAACAGTAGTGTTGTTAGCCCGTAACAAGGAGCACACACTCCCATACTTCCTGACTTTGTTTGAGAGATTGGAGTACCCAAAGAATCGGATGTCGCTATTTATTCGTTCAGACCATAATCAAGACAAGACCATCGACATATTGGAAGATTGGTTGTTTAGCAATAAACATCGTTACCATTCCGTCAATGTTGTGCTTGACAAAACCACCCCCAGGCTATACCCTTCTGAAGTCAAGCCTACCCAATGGGGTGACGATAGATTCGACCATTTAATCAGCTTGAAGGAGGAAGCTTTAACTCTTGCTCGGAATACGTGGTCAGATTACATATGGTTCCTAGATGTCGACGTCTTTCTCACAAAAAGTAATATTCTGTACCTTATGATAGGTGAGGATAGGGCCATCATCTCTCCTATGTTGAACTCTCTAGCAACCTATAGTAATTTCTGGGGAGGCATGACTGAAGATTATTGGTACACACGAACAGACGAGTACATCCCAATTTTAGATCGGAAGCAAACTGGCTGTCATGCAGTACCCATGGTTCATTCATGTGTGTTGGTAGATCTGAGGCTGGTTGCATCTGATAATCTTACTTTTTCTCCAAAGAATTTAAGTTCGTATGAAGGTCCCCATGACGATATTATTACTTTTGCCATATCTGCAAAATTAGCTGGATTAGAAATGCATGTGTTTAATTATGAGAAATATGGCTTCATACCACCTCCATTGGGAGAAAATCAAAATCTGGTTATAGATTATAAACAGTTACAAAGTTTGAAACTTGAAGTGCTGGTGGATCTTCCTCCACTGCAAGTTTCCGCACAGTTAGCAAAGTATGTACCAGCATTACCAACAAAGAACAAAGCTGGCTTTGATGAAGTCTATCTCATCAGTTTGGCGAGGAGACCAGAGCGACGTGGAAGAATGCTCCTTAGTTTTGATGAGTTGGGTCTGAATGTCAAGATCTTCGATGCTGTCGATGGCAAAAAGCTGAATGAAAGCTATCTCAAAGAAATGGGGGTAAAACAGATGGAGAACTACAAAGATCCTTGGTCACAGAGAGACATGACATATGGAGAAATTGGCTGTTTTCTGAGCCATTACTACATATGGGTTGATATTGTGAATAATGGACATAAGAAGGTATTGTATCTTACTttaatatag